One stretch of Thermanaerosceptrum fracticalcis DNA includes these proteins:
- a CDS encoding pyridoxamine kinase has translation MKRPVSRVAAIHDLSGFGRSSLAVIIPILSTMGVQVCSLPTAVLSTHTEFEGYSFVDLTEHMEDFIDHWHKLGIEFDCIYSGFLGSPRQIEIISRFIDKFSGNNPLVVIDPVMGDNGRLYDTMDREMVENMRNLVKKADIITPNFTEAAYLLGEQYDLSIPEKEIKSWLVRLSDMGPRITIITSVPESNLSKNTSVIAYNREDGCFWKVSCVYIPAHYPGTGDAFTSVIVGSILQGDSLPIALDRGVQFITAAIRASYGNHYPEREGVLLERVLGNLTMPVLVSSYEIL, from the coding sequence ATGAAAAGGCCGGTTAGCAGGGTTGCCGCCATTCACGACCTCTCAGGCTTTGGCAGGTCATCACTGGCTGTCATTATACCGATCTTGTCCACTATGGGGGTACAGGTCTGCTCCCTTCCCACGGCAGTATTATCTACCCATACCGAGTTTGAAGGGTACAGCTTTGTAGACCTCACTGAACATATGGAGGATTTTATTGACCACTGGCATAAGCTGGGCATTGAATTTGACTGTATCTACAGCGGCTTTCTCGGTTCACCCAGGCAGATAGAGATCATCTCCCGCTTCATCGACAAGTTTTCCGGCAATAATCCTTTGGTGGTCATTGACCCGGTGATGGGTGACAACGGCCGGCTATACGACACCATGGACCGGGAAATGGTGGAGAATATGCGTAATTTAGTGAAAAAGGCTGATATCATTACGCCCAACTTTACCGAGGCTGCCTATCTCCTGGGAGAACAATATGATTTGAGTATCCCGGAAAAAGAAATCAAAAGCTGGTTAGTGCGTTTATCGGACATGGGTCCTCGCATCACCATCATTACCAGTGTGCCCGAATCTAATTTGAGTAAAAATACCAGCGTCATTGCTTATAACCGGGAAGACGGCTGTTTCTGGAAAGTTAGCTGTGTCTATATACCTGCTCATTATCCAGGCACCGGGGATGCTTTTACCAGCGTCATCGTGGGGAGCATTCTGCAGGGCGACAGTTTGCCCATTGCCCTGGACAGGGGGGTACAATTTATTACGGCAGCTATCCGGGCCAGTTACGGAAACCACTACCCGGAAAGGGAGGGAGTCCTTTTAGAGAGGGTGCTGGGAAATTTAACGATGCCTGTCCTGGTCAGCAGTTATGAGATCCTTTGA
- the dnaX gene encoding DNA polymerase III subunit gamma/tau, protein MSYRALYREWRPQDFASLVGQNHISRTLQNAVSKGRIGHAYLFSGPRGTGKTSTAKILAKAVNCLALQDGQPCNRCANCDDINSSRSLDVLEIDAASNRGIEEIRDIKERVNFAPSQGKFKVYIIDEVHMLTTEAFNALLKTLEEPPPHVIFILATTEPQKIPLTILSRCQRYDFHKIAPRDMELRLKEILDASNVTVEEGVLPIIVKKAEGGLRDAISILDQCMSFGGDTISLETAQLVLGMVKSQALFNLTEAFVEKDAVKLLTEVNTLLREGIEPGQIIKDLLEHLRNMVLLQVCGADSQLVAVTGEEKEVLTRQGQSLGLAWLSQAIGVLARLESESRWRANTRILLETALIGLILQGEKRDQAVLAVSEKKNVEPVVAKKSEEPAKVTTPAENKIEKPSSSVQNGVTLAQVREKWPQVMETVKNLKKTVHAFLMVSVPLEVRGQDLTIVFKDGYSFHKEKVEQMENKKIVEGALEKILGQRFNLVCLLEEEPGQGSSDDPVEKARNIFGSDIVIIKN, encoded by the coding sequence TTGAGTTACCGGGCCCTTTACCGGGAGTGGCGGCCCCAGGACTTTGCCAGTCTTGTGGGACAAAATCATATCAGCCGGACCTTACAAAACGCTGTCAGCAAGGGAAGAATCGGCCATGCTTATCTCTTCAGCGGCCCCCGGGGCACAGGGAAAACCAGCACGGCAAAAATACTGGCCAAGGCTGTTAACTGCCTTGCTTTACAAGACGGGCAGCCTTGTAATCGCTGTGCAAACTGTGATGACATAAACAGCAGTCGTTCCCTGGATGTCTTGGAGATTGACGCAGCCTCTAACCGCGGCATCGAAGAGATCAGAGACATTAAAGAACGGGTAAATTTTGCCCCCAGCCAGGGGAAATTCAAGGTTTATATTATAGATGAAGTGCATATGCTCACTACCGAAGCTTTCAATGCCCTCTTGAAAACACTGGAAGAACCGCCGCCTCACGTCATTTTTATCCTGGCCACCACAGAACCCCAAAAAATTCCCCTTACTATCTTATCCCGCTGCCAGCGTTATGATTTCCATAAGATAGCACCGCGAGATATGGAGCTGCGCCTGAAAGAGATTTTGGATGCATCAAATGTTACGGTGGAAGAAGGTGTGCTTCCTATTATTGTCAAGAAGGCTGAGGGCGGTTTGCGTGATGCCATCAGCATCCTGGATCAGTGTATGTCCTTTGGTGGGGACACCATTTCTTTGGAAACTGCGCAGCTTGTCCTAGGTATGGTAAAAAGCCAGGCTCTTTTTAACCTTACAGAGGCCTTTGTAGAAAAAGACGCGGTTAAGCTATTGACGGAAGTGAACACCCTTTTACGGGAAGGTATTGAACCGGGACAAATCATCAAAGATTTGTTGGAACACCTTCGCAACATGGTCTTACTCCAGGTCTGCGGTGCTGATTCTCAGCTGGTGGCAGTAACCGGGGAAGAAAAGGAAGTTCTGACCAGACAAGGACAAAGTTTAGGTCTAGCCTGGTTATCCCAGGCCATCGGTGTTTTAGCCAGGCTGGAAAGCGAAAGCAGGTGGAGAGCCAATACCCGCATCCTATTAGAAACTGCTTTAATCGGTCTTATTTTACAGGGAGAAAAAAGGGATCAGGCTGTTCTTGCCGTTAGCGAAAAGAAAAATGTAGAGCCTGTTGTTGCAAAGAAAAGTGAGGAGCCCGCTAAGGTGACCACCCCTGCAGAAAATAAAATAGAGAAGCCTTCTTCTTCGGTGCAAAACGGGGTCACCCTGGCCCAGGTTAGAGAAAAATGGCCCCAGGTTATGGAGACAGTAAAGAATTTGAAGAAAACCGTCCATGCTTTTCTTATGGTGAGTGTACCTCTGGAAGTCCGGGGCCAGGATTTGACAATTGTCTTCAAAGACGGGTATTCTTTTCATAAGGAAAAAGTAGAACAGATGGAGAATAAAAAAATTGTGGAGGGGGCCTTAGAAAAAATACTGGGCCAGCGCTTTAATCTGGTCTGTTTGCTGGAGGAAGAGCCGGGCCAGGGTTCCTCAGACGATCCCGTAGAAAAGGCAAGGAATATTTTCGGCTCTGATATAGTCATCATTAAAAATTAA
- the recR gene encoding recombination mediator RecR, producing the protein MYYYASSLTRLIELFARLPGIGPKSAQRLAFHILSLSREQVEDFAQALLEVKNNIVTCPICCNLTDISPCRICGDENRDPSVICVVEDAQDVIAIEKTREYKGQYHVLQGSISPMEGKGPDELRIKELLQRLAQGEVTEVILATNPDVEGETTALYIAKLLKPLGIKVTRIAHGLPVGGDLEYADTATLSRSLLGRREMG; encoded by the coding sequence ATGTATTACTACGCCAGTTCTTTAACCAGGCTCATTGAACTCTTCGCCCGTCTGCCGGGCATCGGACCAAAATCAGCCCAGCGTTTAGCTTTTCATATCCTGAGTCTGTCCCGGGAGCAAGTGGAAGATTTTGCGCAAGCCCTGTTGGAAGTAAAAAACAATATTGTTACTTGCCCAATTTGCTGTAATCTCACGGACATATCTCCCTGCAGGATTTGTGGCGATGAAAACCGGGACCCCTCGGTAATTTGTGTGGTGGAAGATGCCCAGGATGTGATTGCCATTGAGAAAACCCGGGAATATAAAGGCCAGTATCATGTTTTACAGGGGTCTATCTCTCCCATGGAAGGGAAAGGACCTGACGAACTGCGTATTAAAGAACTGCTGCAGCGTTTGGCGCAAGGCGAGGTTACGGAAGTAATCTTAGCCACCAATCCCGATGTGGAGGGGGAGACCACGGCCCTTTACATTGCTAAACTCTTGAAACCCTTAGGGATAAAAGTCACGCGCATTGCCCATGGTTTACCGGTGGGCGGAGATTTGGAATATGCGGATACGGCTACTCTCTCCCGCTCCCTCCTTGGCCGCCGGGAAATGGGTTGA
- a CDS encoding 4Fe-4S binding protein, translating to MDLSVCFMGLKLRNPIIIAAGPLTASGEMMRRAMEAGAGAVVTKTIVNEIRPNVRPRLVKQQDGMQNIELYSEFTLEEWEEEIAYAKEYGATVIASILAHTPSEMAYIARRVEKFGADAIELGMSSPNGEGLEVLAADPAKLYELTSSATKRVNIPVMVKLSPNVTNMAKLAKAAEKAGASAISAIDTVRSIIGVDIERGKALLPTYGGYSGSPIRPIGLAAVATVSQAVNIPVCGIGGIGNYHHVIEYMMLGASSVQLCTSIMLNGFAYINKILEDLEQWMTARGYANFEQVRGMALSSLKSFEEIKVEPYVIQAPVKCNNNSCNMCSSSCIYNAIKKEQNVMITDTNRCTGCGLCISACPNRILRLVWKE from the coding sequence ATGGATTTATCTGTGTGCTTTATGGGATTGAAACTAAGAAATCCTATTATTATTGCAGCCGGTCCCCTGACTGCCAGTGGAGAAATGATGAGAAGGGCTATGGAAGCAGGGGCGGGAGCCGTTGTGACAAAAACAATTGTCAATGAGATAAGGCCTAATGTCCGTCCTCGTTTAGTGAAACAACAGGACGGGATGCAGAATATAGAACTGTACAGCGAATTCACTTTAGAAGAATGGGAAGAGGAAATAGCTTATGCCAAAGAGTACGGGGCTACAGTCATCGCCAGCATATTAGCCCATACTCCCTCGGAAATGGCCTATATTGCCAGGAGAGTAGAAAAGTTTGGGGCTGATGCCATTGAATTGGGCATGTCGTCTCCCAACGGCGAGGGGCTTGAGGTACTGGCAGCGGACCCTGCCAAACTCTATGAGTTAACGAGTAGTGCCACAAAGAGAGTGAATATTCCCGTAATGGTGAAATTGTCACCCAATGTAACCAATATGGCCAAATTGGCAAAGGCGGCGGAAAAGGCAGGTGCTTCTGCTATTAGTGCTATTGATACCGTTCGTTCAATTATTGGTGTTGATATTGAAAGGGGAAAAGCACTTCTACCTACTTACGGGGGTTATTCCGGTTCACCTATTCGGCCTATCGGTCTAGCAGCGGTGGCCACTGTTTCGCAGGCTGTGAATATCCCCGTGTGTGGTATTGGGGGTATCGGTAACTATCATCATGTCATTGAATATATGATGTTAGGCGCCAGCTCTGTCCAGTTATGTACATCTATTATGCTAAATGGATTTGCATATATAAACAAAATACTGGAAGATTTGGAACAATGGATGACAGCCCGGGGCTATGCAAATTTCGAACAAGTCAGAGGCATGGCTTTATCTTCCCTGAAGTCTTTTGAAGAGATCAAGGTAGAGCCATATGTAATACAAGCTCCCGTAAAATGTAATAATAATAGTTGTAATATGTGTAGTAGCTCCTGTATATATAACGCTATTAAAAAAGAACAAAATGTTATGATAACCGATACAAATAGATGCACGGGATGCGGGCTGTGTATCAGTGCATGTCCAAACCGTATTTTAAGATTGGTGTGGAAGGAATAG
- a CDS encoding YbaB/EbfC family nucleoid-associated protein, translating to MGFGGMGNMQKMMKQVQKMQADMAKLQEELGEKTVETSAGGGAVKIVMNGKQEVKEITIDPEILQPEEVEMVQDLLMAAFNEALRKSQDMVSQEMSKITGGMKIPGMF from the coding sequence ATGGGTTTTGGCGGAATGGGAAACATGCAGAAAATGATGAAACAGGTGCAAAAAATGCAGGCCGATATGGCCAAGCTCCAGGAGGAATTAGGAGAAAAGACGGTGGAAACCAGCGCAGGCGGCGGAGCTGTCAAAATAGTTATGAATGGCAAGCAGGAGGTAAAAGAAATTACGATTGACCCTGAAATCTTACAGCCGGAAGAGGTAGAGATGGTTCAGGACTTGTTGATGGCGGCCTTTAATGAAGCTCTGCGTAAATCGCAGGATATGGTTTCCCAGGAAATGAGCAAAATTACCGGTGGAATGAAAATCCCGGGAATGTTCTAA
- a CDS encoding LacI family DNA-binding transcriptional regulator, which yields MVNIRQVAKKAGVSVATVSRVLNHPDTVSPRTMEQVLETIKELRYTPNGLARSLALKKTSTIALLIPNILNPLYPQVAKGVEDVAHQKGYNVLLCNTEEKEHKERDYLEMLIEKRVDGLILTSSLLRKVDFDQIKEKQIPFVMIGKNEGNIEANRVFTDYILGGYLATQHLIEIGYTAIAHISGPKSQLASREKLQGYKKALQEANISLDERYIVEGDNEIEGGYLGVKKLLKLPEPPQAIFAANDLMAIGAIDAIKSEGLRIPEDVAIVGFDDIKISSLIEPKLTTISQPVYKMGLIAARLLFDCIENNLEEDDFQQNIFIQPKLMVRKSCGCEERVREIFN from the coding sequence ATGGTGAATATCCGGCAGGTTGCCAAGAAAGCGGGAGTTTCAGTGGCTACGGTATCCAGAGTATTAAACCATCCCGATACAGTTTCTCCCAGAACCATGGAACAGGTACTGGAGACCATTAAGGAACTTCGTTATACTCCCAACGGTCTTGCCAGGAGTTTAGCCTTAAAAAAGACCAGTACTATTGCCTTGCTCATACCTAACATATTAAATCCCCTGTATCCTCAAGTCGCTAAAGGCGTGGAAGATGTAGCCCATCAAAAAGGTTATAATGTTCTTTTGTGTAATACGGAAGAAAAAGAACACAAAGAAAGAGATTATCTGGAAATGTTAATCGAGAAACGGGTAGACGGCTTAATCTTGACCTCAAGTTTATTACGCAAGGTAGACTTCGATCAAATAAAAGAAAAACAAATCCCCTTTGTCATGATTGGTAAGAACGAGGGGAATATTGAGGCCAACAGGGTATTTACTGACTATATTCTAGGAGGATATTTGGCCACCCAGCATTTAATAGAAATAGGTTATACAGCTATAGCCCACATCAGCGGTCCTAAATCCCAATTGGCAAGCAGGGAAAAACTGCAGGGATATAAAAAGGCTTTACAGGAAGCAAATATATCACTGGATGAAAGATATATTGTGGAGGGTGATAATGAAATTGAAGGCGGCTATTTGGGAGTTAAGAAGCTTTTAAAATTACCTGAGCCTCCCCAGGCTATTTTTGCCGCTAATGATTTAATGGCCATAGGCGCTATTGATGCCATCAAATCGGAAGGGTTAAGGATACCGGAGGATGTAGCCATCGTCGGTTTTGACGACATTAAAATATCATCCCTTATTGAGCCTAAACTCACTACCATCTCACAGCCTGTCTATAAGATGGGTTTGATTGCCGCCCGGCTTCTATTTGATTGCATTGAAAATAATCTGGAAGAAGATGATTTTCAGCAGAATATTTTCATACAGCCCAAACTCATGGTAAGAAAATCGTGTGGATGCGAAGAACGGGTTCGGGAGATTTTCAATTAA